The Erinaceus europaeus chromosome 4, mEriEur2.1, whole genome shotgun sequence genomic sequence aagcttcagtgctgtggtggctcacacactcccctctctcttctctgtctctatataaaaaaaaagaaaaagagggagtcgggcagtagtgcagtaagttaagcgcatgtggcgcaaagcgcaaggaccggtgtgaggatcccagttcgagccccccggctccccacctgcaggggagtcgcttcacaggcagtaaagcaggtctgcaggtgtctatctttctctccccctctctgtcttcctctcctctctccatttctctctccgtcctatccaataatgacaacatcaacaacaataataattacaacaacaagaaaaacaaggacaacaaaaaggaaacaaataaatattaaaaaaaaaaaaaagaaaatgaggctccatgctggggaagatagcacagtagttgtgTAACAAACTACGAAGCCTGAGTCCTGGGTTCTGGGATTAAAataagggggtgggcagtggcacacatgattaagtgcatatgctacccaggtttgagccccactccaaTCCCTccaccccagttcccacttgcaggaggggaaacttcataaacaATGAAGCAAAACTGTAGGTGGAGTAGTGAGGACAGAACAGGGAGAGGAGGGGGCTGCAGGCTGGGCGAGCTGTGTCTGCTGGTGGTGGCTAGGATGCCtcctggggggtgaggggtgtgggatggggagggaggcaggagctGAGTCCAACTGGCCGTGGGTGTGGCGGCCACATGGCGGGATACAGGTTCTGGGATGTGTGGCTGTTATGGCTTGCAAATCATGAAGCATATGAAACTTCAGGGAAAACACATTTTTTCAAATGTACCAAAAATCTACCTTTAGCAGTGGCtctgggcgagagagagagagagagagagaaagggaagcagtGTAAGACTAGTAAGAAGTTAGCCATCTGTCCACAGAAGAAACGGATAAAGAAGGCATGGTCATGGATGAATCATGCATGCATGTCACCCAGGCACAGGtatgtgaaacagctcacttagtgctttgctttgccatgtacacgacccaggttcaaacctggcccccactgcattgaatggAGCTTGGTGCTATgagctctttcactctctctgcctctgaataaataaatataattatcatAATCATAAAACAAATTACCCAGATACGCTGGGGAAATAGCTAAGTGGTTATATACACAAAGACTTTGATGCTTAGGAgttaggagacagcatagtggttctgcaaaatttACTTCTAAGCCTGAGtctctgagctcccagattcaaaccctagcaccaccttaaaccagagagctgagcagtgctctggtaaaaataataagtaataggtaaataaataaaataaatagtggaGGGGTGGTGCAATGGATGAGGAGTGGAGCTCTCAAGCACAaagtcctgagttctgtccccagcatcttttcctcttctcacaaataaataaaaatcgaagataaataatacataaaccaATACAAATTAAAAGGTGGAGCTTTGAGACATATCTCTCTTGAACATTTTGCTCCCTACCCTGAGCCATGGCTGagaaagtggttcaggagggcaGAGTGCAGTCCTTGGAGTGTTCCAGAAGCATCCAGGTGACACTAACCCAGGGTGGCCAGTGCTCTTCCTTCCATGTCTTCACTGctaggtgggaacaggatgctctGATTCTGGGGGCTCCCTGCTGGGGCCATGGACAGCCCTGTgtcggggtggggggacaggccTGTACCCCCCTACATACACCTGCACAGCTTCCTGTCTCCCTGCTTGCCTGGTGGAGCAGCAGCCACGCACTGTGGTTCAGCGGCGCCTGGTGGAGGAGGGCTGGAACCGCCATCAGAGCGAGTCTCCAAGGGATGGCAGGGGCCCCAGCAGGCCTGAGATGCCAGCGCTCCTGATCAACTGCAAGGTTAGTAGCATTCTGCATCAGTCACATCCTTCCTGGgggtggaggtgtgtgtgtgtgtgtgtgtgtgtcagcatgTCCTGTCTCCCTCGTGTCCAGCTCCAAACCTTCCCTTTCTGAAGTCCCATCAACCGCCACCACCACGCCTCTTTCTtcatagcctgggaggtggtgcagtggataaggcattggactctagAGTCGAGAGTTCCATCTCTGGTATCATATGGGCTACAGTGAGGCTCTAGCTTGTGtgttggtgttctctctctctccaagtcactttttttaaaaaaaagattttatttattaatgagaaagataggaggagagagagagagaaccagacatcactctggtacatgtgctgccggggattgaactcaacctcgtttttgagagtccgatgctttatccactgagccacctcccagaccaccccaagTCACTTCTTAAAGAAAGCCTTTTTTTACTCTTAACACTTTTTTAACTCTTAACACTTAACACTTAAGCCACTTTGCTCCTAGTTGCTGACCtcataactgtttttttttttttttgcatcgagttatcgctggggctcagtgcttgcactacagatccacttaAGCCACTTTGCTCCTAGTTGCTGACCtcataactgttttttttttttttttgcatcgagttatcgctggggctcagtgcttgcactacagatccactgctcctggaagctattttttcccctttgttgcccttattgttcatcgtcgtcattattattattgttggtgtcgttgttggataaggcagagagaaatggagagaggaggagaagagagggggagagaaagatagacacctgcagccctgcttcaccacttgtgaaatgactcccctgtggatccttatgccggtccttgtgctttgtgcacttaacccattgtgctaccacccgaacccctcataactatttttttctttaaaaaaaatttttttttaaaccagagcactttggttcagctctggcttatggtggtgcaggggattaaacctgggactctggagcctcaggcatgagagtctgttttgcataaccattatgctatctaccctccatccttttttctttttgcctccagggttattactggggctgggtgcctgcaccatgaatccactgctcctggaggctagtttttccttttttttttttgtcgttgttgtggttattattattgttgttgttgttgttggataggacagagagaaatggagagaggagggggagagaaagatagacacctgcagacctgcttcaccgcctgtgaagcgactcccctgcaggtggggagccgggggctcgaactgggatccttactccagtctttgcgctttgtgctaagtgctattttttaaaaagagttatttGGGCCAgtgacagtgtgctgctttgccatgtgtatgactcagctttgagcccaacccccaccacactgaaggatgtttccgtgctgtggtctctttctctctttgcctgtattatttatttattcatgagaaagataggaggagagaaagaaccagacatcactctggtacatgtgctgccagggattgaactcaggacatcatggttgagaacccaaagctttatccactgtgctacctcctggaccactgcccctatcttttaaaaaaaaatttataatttatttatttattttcccttttgttgcacttgctattttttattgttgttgtagttattattgctgttgttgatgtcatcgttgttggataggacagagaaaaatggagagaggagggaaagacagaaacggggagataaagatagacacctgcagacctgcttcacctcttgtgaagcgactcacctgcaggtggggagccaagggcacgaatgccacatgcgcttaacccactgtgctaccgcctgactccacacTGCCCCTgtctttaaaaacatatttacaaaatcagagaaccagagcatcaatacccggggatcaaactcaggaccccatgcttgaaagtccagggcTCTAgtcacagtgccacctcctgtgCACCTAAGTTACATTTGGCCTCCCCGGGGGGCTCCCATAGAACAGCGTCCCTGGGGGGCTTTTCAGCCCCCCATGTATGCCCAGCAGAGACCCAGGAAGTGCTGGGGAAGAGACAGCCAGACAGCCTTTGACAGCCACATGCAGCCCAGAGTCTGTCCGCACTCCAACAGAGAGCTCGTCAGCTCATGCAGTGAAACTCTTGCTCACCTTGTCCCAGCCCCAGTCTACATCTCTCTAGGTCTGGGCCCTTCACCCCCAGAAGGCCTTCTAGACAAACAACCCCACACCCCTACCTGCTGGTCAGCTGTCCCCCAGGGACTGGCTCTCCCTAGGCCTGACAGGGAGCCCCAGTGCAGATCATCAGAGGGCTGGGGACTCAGCCCCCTCCTTCCTGGGACTCATGTGCCCCAACTCCCCTCTCAGTGCCGGGACCAGGTGCTCAGAGTGGCCGTGGATACTGGAACCCAGCACAACCAGATCTCAGCTGCATGCCTGAGCCGCCTGGGGTAAGGTGGAGCCCAGGGCACAGTGCTGGGGCTGCTTTGGGGGGGGTTGACAAAGACTCACTAATATCCTGGGGTGGTGATGGCTGAGTCACTGCCAGGACACCTAAACCACTCAACTGGGGGCTGGCGGTGACAAACCCAGAAGAGCACaggtgttaccatgcatgaggatggGGGCTCAGGCCTTTcaatccccacctttggggggggggggttcatgagtgatggagccaCGTTGTAGATATCTCTCCTGTCTTTgctatcaaaaaaagaagaaaaaaaatgctaggtggttaagtgcatatagtatcatgtgcaaagacctgggtttgagtccctgctccccacttgtatgggggggagcttcatgagtggtaaagcaagtttgcaggtatctctctttccctctctatcttcccctctgctctcactttctctttttcctatcaagtaaaataaagacagagacacagagagagactgagacagagagacagagagagaaagaaaaaaatggccaccagaagcagtggattcacagtgctggcataaagccccagagataaccctggaggcaaataataataataataaaatataaaaagattgcTGTGAGTCCAGGGGTGATATGGTGATAAACAAACTCACTGGACTAGAGGCTGTAAGAGGCAACTTCTGATACAGGGACTGTATCTCATATAAACAATGTTGATGGCAGAGAACAGGACTGGCAGCtgtaggggtggggaggcagggactgGGCTGGTGGCTGTAACCCGGGCTTCCCATCCACAGGTTAGAACAGAGGGGCCTACAAACCTCAGCTGGGGGCCTGGCATCTGGGGCCCACACCCGGGTGGAGGAAGTAGAGCTGCAGCTGGGCCAAGAAACAGTGGTGTGCTCGGCCCATGTGGTGGGTGAGTGCTGGTGGCAGCCCCACTCCCCTCCTTGCCTACCTCTTCTTCTTCAGCCATCTCACCGAGGGCCCATCCCTGTGTCCAGATCTGCTGGGGGCAGGTGGGCAGAGGAGGGCATGGTACCCCTGGGGTCCCCTCTAGGCTCAGTTGTTTTGGCCTGACACCTACAGATGCTGAGAGTCCTGAGTTTTGCCTGGGGCTGCAGACGCTGCTGGCTCTCAAGGTAAGGGGGCTGTGACTTGCACCCCACATGGGACCTCAGGGAAAAGgatggaggggcagggaggagtgACATTTGCTGCTATCAAGGTCCCTTATTTGTTCATAGGTGAGTAGACAGATGGGTCCTGGTGGCAGGTACAGGGAAAGAGGGCCTGGAGGTGCTGCTCAGTAGGTTCCACAGCTTGGGTGAGGCCCTCAGTCTGATCCTTGTCAGCATGTACAATGGCATCTCTGTCACAAGAGAAAATAAGGGAATATAATGACTGATCTATCCAATTGTTTAAACAAATGCCTGGGAGGTTATACagtagataaggcactggactttggttgaggtcccaagtttgatgcccagcatcacacgtgccagagtgatactctggtttcctgtatactctttcattaaaacagaataaagcagggggtcgggcggtagcgcagtgggttaagtgcacgtggcacaaagtgcaaggaccggcgttaaggatcccagttcgagctcccagctccccacctgcaggggagtcgcttcacaggcgttgaagcaggtctgcaggtgtctatctttctctccccctctgtcttcccttcctttctccatttctctctgtcctatccaacattaacgatatcaataacaacgataataataaccaccacaatggtaaaacaaccagggtaacaaaagggaaaaaatggcctccaggagcagtggatttgtggtgcaggcaccaagctccagcaataaccccgtaggcaaaaaaaaaaaaaggataaaggaaACTTGATGCTAAGACTTGGAAGAGCATATGCCTTGTCATGCAGAACCAGGCTTTAGGCCCAACAGCACAGGGgatctccatggatggtggagcggtGCTGTCATGTCTCTATTCTCtaattgtatattttattttggatagagacagaaaatggagaggggaggagataagaaaaaagagagatgggggttgggcggtggtgcagtgggttaagcgcatgtggcgctaagcgcaaggaccggcataagaaaaaagagagatgggggctgggcggtagcacagatggtttggcgcaaagtgcaaggactggcataggatcccagtttgagctcccggctccccacttgcgggggggggggtgtcacttcatgagtggtgaagcaggtctgcaggtgtctatctttctctccccctctcctctctcaatttctctctgtcctatcaaacaacaacaatcataaacaagggcaacaaaagggggaaaaatgcctccaggagcagtgaattcatagtgcaggtaccaagctccagcaataacccaggagataaaagaaaaaaaaaaaaaagatcctgtagccctgcttcaccacttgtgaagctttccccatgggctttaatctgggtccttggagactgtaatgtgtatgcttaacctgccccCCCTCCGCTAATAAAGAATGGAAACCATTGGCCTGGGCTTATCGGTGGGACTGCACATGCATGAAGCCCTAAATTTGTTCCCTGATGTCCCATATAAAGGCAAatagggtgctgggcagtagcacacctggttaagtgcacatagtactgagcgCTAAGGaccaggtttaaggccctggcaccccacctgcagggggacacttcccaaatggtgatgcaggtctgcgagtctctctccctatttccgcctcctccttcaatttctctctgtcctaataaaatggaagaaatcaccaccaggagcaatggattcatagtgctggcactaagcccgtgataaccctagagacaaaagggCATAAACCAAGGGGCCAAGCAAGGGGGCCAGGAGGATGGTGGGGGCGGGTAGGTGGGGGTAGGCATGGAGTCTCCCCCTACATCTCCCTCCACACCTGTAGTGCTGCATTGACCTGGAACGTGGAGTGCTGCGCCCCAGGGCCCCATTTCCAGAGCTGCCCTTCCTGCCTCTGCAGCGGGAGCCAGGCCCCTGACTGCTGTCCATCAGCCTCTGGAGAAGGACCTCACTCAGAAGAGCCATGTACAGTTGGTCAGGCTTCTGGAGACTGTGTCTGTTCCCCTTGTCACTCCAACCTCCTGTCTTGTGTCCTCTAGTTACATTCCTCTCAGCTTCTCAGCCATTGTTGGGCCCCTAGGAAGAGGCCCTGACACCAGGGCTCCAGCTTCCCTCTGcccagccagaggaagaaatgGTGTGTATAGAGCAGGCCCTTGGCCTGGTGGGAGATGGTCTGTGTCCAAGAGTGGGGCTTCTGCTGTTGCCCTTCACCCCCAACTACCCCAGGCCCCTCCACTAACCACTCACCTCCACGGCTCCCTACCCCTCCTAGGTGGCCAGCCCTCCTTGTCCACTGGCACCTTTCCTACTCTGCACCTGTGTGCTGCCAGCTGAGTGGAATGGCACAAAACAAGGAAGGTGACTGGGGGGAAGGAGTGTGTGGCCAGGGCTCCCTCACAGGTGACCTTTTCTGAGAATGCAGGTGTCTGACCCATAGTTATTGGGTGACCCTGTTTACGCCCATATAGCTTGCTCTCCAGACACAACCTGCACCTGCTTCCCCCTAGCTACCCCTTCCTCCACTTGTGTGAAAGTGCACCCTCTGGTGGACACCCAACCAGTATTTGCTTCTTTTTGGAACCAACCACCTGCTTCCTGCCAGTCCCCAACTCCCGGCCCCTGAGCTCTAGAATGgttatctttctgtcctctcccagCTTCTGAGGAGCCTTTCCTGACTGCACTGTGAAGAGGTGTCCACACTTCACGTTTAAGACCTGAGGGCCGTTCAGCTTATGGattgggggagaggaagacatttGTGTGACTAACCTGAGTGGGAGCCAAGGGCCTTGGGGCTAGAGACACTTCTGGGATGGAGCAGATCACACTAGCTAGGAGCcgccaagattcctggccctgCAGAAGGGCTCTGTAGCACAAGCCCGCGGTTGGTCCCTCACCCTGGGGTCCTGCCTGTGCAGGCCCCCACTGCCTCTTATAGCCCGTGCTCAGTTGCTCACTGCAAGAATAAACCTGTTTCTGAGAGGTCCTGCTCTGGCCTTGTTCCCTGCCTGTCCCGGCTCAACAGGGACTTTGCCATTGCTTTTACTCAAAGGGGTGGGGTGTGAAGCCTTGCCCAGCTGCCCCCTGAAGGTAGTATCTTCCAACTCCTCTGGATTCACGGCAGGATTTAGGTGTAGACAGACAGTTTGTAGTCTTATGTctttagacttttaaaaaatcatctttatttattggatagagacagccagaaattaagagggaaggggatgataggaagagagacagagagacacctgcaacactgcttcatcacttgcaaagctttcccccatgctggtggggactggggacttgaacccaggtccttgcacattgtaacatatgtgctcaatcaggtgcaccaccacccagcctgttttTTAAACATGTCCTGCCACCAGAAATTTACTGGGTGTCATGCCTATACACAGTTCCAACACTCTGGGCAGActgtttttagttttctttttcttttctttttcttaatgcagaaggtgaaaggcagagagggagagagaaagagaaacaccacagtgctgccctactgctcgtgaagctcctACTTTATGTggtactctctctttttttttttcttccctccagggttattgctaggctcggtgcctgcaccatgaatccaccgctcctggaggccatttccccccccttttgttgcccttgttgttgtagcctcattgtggttattattattactgttgttgatgttcattcttggataggacagagagaaatggagagaggaggggaagacagagagggggagagaaagacagacacctgcagacctgcttcaccgcctgtaaagtgactcccctgcaggtggggagccaggggctcgaaccgggatccttacgccggtccttgcgctttgtgccaagtgcgcttaacccactgtgccaccgcccgaccccctatgtgGTACTCTTGTggtggctggggccttgaacccaggtcctcaagcatggtaaagtgtacagTCTAgcagtgagccacctcccagccccatctACTGTTTCAAAAATGACAAGGTGTTGAGAAGGAGTGGACATGGCGATATCCATGAGCTGTATAAAACCTAAAaagtggggatggggagacagcatagtggtttgcAAAAAGACCTTTGCTCCTGTGCCTCCAAGATCCtagttcagttcccagtaccaccTGAATCAACCAGAgccgagtagtgctctggtgaaaaaaaaaaaaaaaaaacaacgaacgaaagaaatgaaaacagaaaccAGCATAGTGTGGGGCAAGTCTCTTGGTTAGTGGGGGAGTCACCTCAAGGCTGCTGCTGAAATGGCGAGTGGGGCTAGCCTCATAGGCCTGGAGGAGCCAGCTGCCAGCTAAGGGCACTCTGGCTGCCATGGTAGCCACTCCTGATCAGGGTGAGGCTGAGGTTCAGCAAGTAGTGCTCCTTCCTTGAGCCCCAGGTGTAGTCTCTCAAGGGTGCTGGGCCATACACAGAgtctggggaagagaaagagctgGATACTCAGCCCATGAAGTGATGGGCCTTGCCAGGAAGTAAGTAGAGGGTCTGCTCAGCTATCTTCACAGAAAGCTCCTCAGGTCTGCATTCTGGGCTGGTTGCCATCTTGCCCTGCTGCTCCATGAAGCTCCGTCTGTTGAGACGGTGGGGGTACTCAGGCCCTGCTTCAGTCTGGAGCCTCACCCAGTGAGGTGGGCTCTAGGATGTTGCCACTGGCTGGCTGGTAGAGGGTTTGGTGAAGCAGAGCACGGACAGCTGGGAGGTCATCAGGGTCTGAGGATGAGAGAAGGGCAGATAAGAGTGGGAGGGGGCCCCTGCCCCAGCCTCCAAGCCCTGAGCCAGGCTCTGGCTTACCCACACCCAGCGCCTGCAGCAGCTGCTGATACTCAGGCTCAGCCTCCAGCATTTGGAGCAGGTTGGTGGAGTCCATGCGCTCTAGCCGCACCTCCCAGTACACATAGATCTTCTGGTTGAAAGTGACATACACCAGGCAGGGGCTGTTGTGGCCCTCCTTGCAGGCATataggcctgggggtgggggggacagaggCGTCAGTCAGGAAAGCAGGCCCCCATAGACGTCAGAAGGAAGCAAAAGATCTGGTCCATTCCACAATAACAAAGAATAATAaagaggcagggaagatagcataatggttctgaaaagagactcatgcctgaggctccaaagtcccaggttcagttccctgcaccactataagccagagctgagcagtgctatggtagataaattaattaaaaaacaaagattagTAAAGATGTCAGCTGGGCACTGGAGGACCTGGCTGAGTGCTTGTGTTACCatgtagaaggacccaggttcgagctcctggtctcaTTTTCTGGGGGAAGTtgcaaaatcctaggttcaaattcagcaccatcataagccagagtagtgctctggtaaaaaaaaatgaaaacaaaacacactAAGAAATCTGGGGCTGGGGTcatgcggtggcacacctggttgagcacatatactgcagtgcgtgaggacccaggtccaagctgccagtccccacctgcaggggtgaagcttcacgaatggtgaagcagggctgtaggtgtctgtttctctccttttctatctcacctactcctctcaatttcactttgtccaatgaattaaaaataaataaataaataaataaataaataaatctggggccaggttgagtgcacacattatagtgctcaaggacccaggctcaagctcccactcccatgGGCAAGGAgggagtttcacgagtggtgtctgtctctctctccctatctcctctcctgtctccatttctctctctttctattcaaTAAGTAGTCATTAAACAAATCTTACATTAAAAAATGCCATAAAGACCACAACTGTGGAACTGCCCATGATCCTCTAAGGAAACAGCTAGAGAAAGTCTGCTAATAACAGAGTTGAAGCTGGGACCCTGCTTCAGGGGAAGGGGGTGGGCAGAAAGGTCGGTGCCCCCACCTGCACAGAAGGCGCGGATATTCTCATCCACCTGGAAGCGGACCACAGTGCGATTGTGATCGATGATGTATGTCTGTCCATCCCAGGCACAGGCGACCACTTCCTCATGTCCATTGCCCTGAAAAAGGCCAGAGACAGGAAGCAGAGGTGACTAGGAGCTGGGTTGGAACACAATTCATGGGCTGGGGAGAGCTCACAACAGTTCATGTACCAgacccagaggtcccagattcaatcctggaGCTGCAtcatgccagagttgagtagtgtgcCACCCTACCTGACACTCACAACAACCCTGCAAGTTTGCAGCCTTGTTCTCAACGGTCTGCTGAGCAAACTACAGCTTCCAGAACTAGGCACCTGGCCAGGACCACTCGGCTGGAAGCAGAACCAGGTCTCACGGCTCCTCTAGATCTGCCAAGTGTGCAGGACACAGCCCCCAGCGTGACCCCAGCTGCCAATGTTAGGGCCCACATTGGTGAGGGCTGGCTCAGGGACACAGAAGAGACAGTGTGACACACAGCTTGGAGCTGGGGTCAACTACTCACCTGTAGAACCTACAAGTCAGGACCCTGGAAGGggtacagtggatagagcactggactctaacatataaggtcctgagttttatccctggcatcacacttgccagagtgatactctggttctctttttctcctcctctctcattagtaaagatactgaatatatatttaataataagtaaataaataacctggAGCTACctgctttttaaaacaattttttaattatctttatttattggatagagacagaaatcaagagggaatggatggatagagagggtgagagacagagagacacctgcagcactgcttcaccacttatgaagcttcccccctgcaggttgggacttggggctcgaacccaggtccttgtgtactataacatgtgtgctcaaccaggtgaaccaaccCGGCCCTGAAGCCACCTGCTTCTACTGACAGGTACTGACGCCAAAAGTCTTTCCAGCTGGAGAGCAGAGAACAGTGCTCAGTAAGGGAAACAGACTTCAGCTGGTGCTACGTGTGTCTAAAAAGAGActtcatggggccaggcggtggtgcacctggttgagcgcacatgttacaatgtacaaggacccaggtttgagaccccggtccccacctgcaaggggaaagctttgcaagtgataaagcagggctataggtgtc encodes the following:
- the NRIP2 gene encoding nuclear receptor-interacting protein 2 isoform X3: MPSPPSRSRRVFSSGASLPPRQPWTPRLRNSRRAGAAWSPAGLGVAGRAMSSGRGAAGRAGRGRHHRPEHSPLFLHQDSADLLPLDALRRLGSSKDLQPRTVVQRRLVEEGWNRHQSESPRDGRGPSRPEMPALLINCKCRDQVLRVAVDTGTQHNQISAACLSRLGLEQRGLQTSAGGLASGAHTRVEEVELQLGQETVVCSAHVVDAESPEFCLGLQTLLALKREPGP
- the NRIP2 gene encoding nuclear receptor-interacting protein 2 isoform X2, producing the protein MPSPPSRSRRVFSSGASLPPRQPWTPRLRNSRRAGAAWSPAGLGVAGRAMSSGRGAAGRAGRGRHHRPEHSPLFLHQDSADLLPLDALRRLGSSKDLQPRTVVQRRLVEEGWNRHQSESPRDGRGPSRPEMPALLINCKCRDQVLRVAVDTGTQHNQISAACLSRLGLEQRGLQTSAGGLASGAHTRVEEVELQLGQETVVCSAHVVDAESPEFCLGLQTLLALKCCIDLERGVLRPRAPFPELPFLPLQREPGP
- the NRIP2 gene encoding nuclear receptor-interacting protein 2 isoform X1; translated protein: MPSPPSRSRRVFSSGASLPPRQPWTPRLRNSRRAGAAWSPAGLGVAGRAMSSGRGAAGRAGRGRHHRPEHSPLFLHQDSADLLPLDALRRLGSSKDLQPRTVVQRRLVEEGWNRHQSESPRDGRGPSRPEMPALLINCKCRDQVLRVAVDTGTQHNQISAACLSRLGLEQRGLQTSAGGLASGAHTRVEEVELQLGQETVVCSAHVVGECWWQPHSPPCLPLLLQPSHRGPIPVSRSAGGRWAEEGMVPLGSPLGSVVLA